A genomic stretch from Nitrobacter winogradskyi Nb-255 includes:
- a CDS encoding IS630 family transposase (programmed frameshift) has product MGRAYSNDLRERVVRAVVKGGLSRHQAAAQFGVGISTAINWVQRFHETGSVAPSQIGGYRPKKIAGPHREWLLQRCRKDFTVRGLVAELAERGLKVDYRTMWEFVHAVKLSYKKTLIAAEQDRPDVARRRAQWTKYRDRIDPTRLVFIDETWTKTNMAPLRGWAPRGQRIRAKVPHGRWQTMTFMAALRHDRITAPWFIEGPINGEAFLLYIEKVLVPTLRHGDIVIMDNLGSHKASAVRRVIRAAGARLFYLPKYSPDLNPIEQFFAKFKHWLRKATQRTTEAVYNAIPPILETVAPAECANYFVNAGYNQI; this is encoded by the exons ATGGGACGAGCCTATTCGAACGACCTTCGTGAGCGGGTAGTGCGTGCTGTCGTTAAAGGCGGCCTGTCGCGGCATCAGGCTGCGGCCCAGTTTGGGGTGGGCATCAGCACGGCGATCAACTGGGTACAACGCTTCCACGAGACCGGCAGCGTCGCGCCAAGCCAGATCGGCGGCTATAGGCCAAAGAAGATTGCGGGGCCGCACCGCGAATGGCTGCTGCAACGGTGCCGAAAGGACTTTACCGTGCGCGGGCTGGTGGCCGAACTTGCCGAGCGTGGCCTTAAGGTCGATTACCGCACGATGTGGGAGTTCGTTCACGCTGTGAAGCTCAGTTAC AAAAAGACGCTGATTGCTGCAGAGCAGGATCGTCCCGATGTCGCCCGTCGGCGAGCGCAATGGACCAAGTATCGAGATCGGATTGATCCCACTCGGCTGGTGTTCATCGATGAGACCTGGACCAAAACCAATATGGCGCCGCTGCGGGGCTGGGCGCCGCGCGGTCAACGCATCAGAGCCAAGGTGCCGCATGGCCGCTGGCAGACCATGACCTTTATGGCCGCTCTGCGCCACGATCGCATCACCGCGCCGTGGTTCATCGAGGGGCCGATCAACGGCGAAGCCTTCCTTCTCTACATCGAGAAGGTTCTGGTCCCGACCCTGCGGCACGGCGACATCGTCATTATGGACAACCTCGGCTCGCACAAGGCCAGCGCCGTGCGTCGCGTCATCCGTGCCGCCGGTGCCCGGCTCTTCTACCTGCCGAAATACTCGCCTGATCTGAACCCGATCGAGCAGTTCTTTGCCAAGTTCAAACACTGGCTACGCAAAGCCACGCAGCGGACCACCGAGGCCGTCTACAATGCTATCCCTCCGATCCTCGAAACCGTTGCACCGGCTGAATGCGCCAACTACTTCGTCAATGCAGGATACAACCAAATCTAA
- a CDS encoding DUF2478 domain-containing protein, translated as MLDAKQFRNGRFHVKLPIRWRWRMLSACSHPTVDPASWFRRFRIDATASGYSDHLTGCHRSVSLAFILFHDLPVASEAASIADREAALKQQAAAFSAPNTCRIYQRLRAGKRATTKTRTAIRTRTQDMADAEEETMEQRRAPHISAGSGPDTNPIGVVAYDDGLVRDALMAQCAADLATSGYRLGGIVQSNPHREGRRRCDMYVKDLLGGDEVKISQDRGNEARGCRLDQDAFARIDAWIERAVLEHVDLLIINKFGREEAQGRGLRAVIAEALIADIPVIIGVSSQNLADFLAFAGESATRLSPDIETMTAWCRNAIKRRAQDQCEPGLPPVGA; from the coding sequence ATGCTCGATGCCAAACAATTCCGTAATGGCCGTTTTCACGTGAAGCTCCCGATTCGCTGGCGGTGGCGGATGCTTTCAGCATGCTCACACCCCACCGTCGATCCGGCAAGCTGGTTTAGGCGTTTCCGGATTGATGCAACGGCAAGCGGATACTCCGATCACTTGACAGGTTGCCATAGGTCGGTTTCACTTGCTTTCATATTGTTCCACGACCTGCCTGTCGCCAGTGAGGCAGCGTCCATTGCTGATCGCGAGGCCGCTCTGAAGCAGCAAGCTGCGGCTTTCTCCGCGCCGAATACATGCCGAATATATCAAAGGCTGCGGGCCGGAAAACGAGCGACGACGAAAACCCGGACGGCGATCAGGACAAGAACCCAGGACATGGCTGACGCAGAAGAGGAAACGATGGAGCAACGCCGTGCTCCCCACATTTCCGCCGGGTCCGGCCCCGACACGAATCCGATCGGGGTCGTGGCCTATGACGACGGGCTTGTCAGAGATGCCCTCATGGCCCAATGCGCGGCCGACCTGGCGACCTCAGGCTACAGGCTCGGGGGTATCGTCCAGTCAAATCCGCACCGTGAAGGCCGGCGGCGATGCGATATGTACGTCAAGGATCTGCTGGGCGGCGATGAAGTCAAGATCTCGCAGGACCGCGGCAACGAGGCGAGGGGATGCCGGCTCGACCAGGATGCGTTCGCGCGCATCGACGCCTGGATCGAGCGTGCCGTGCTCGAACATGTCGATCTGCTGATCATCAACAAGTTCGGCAGGGAAGAAGCCCAGGGCCGGGGCCTGCGCGCGGTCATCGCCGAAGCCTTGATCGCCGATATTCCGGTCATCATCGGCGTTTCCTCGCAGAACCTCGCCGATTTCCTGGCGTTCGCCGGAGAATCCGCAACGCGTTTGAGCCCCGACATCGAGACCATGACGGCCTGGTGCCGCAACGCGATCAAACGGCGCGCTCAAGATCAGTGCGAGCCGGGGCTGCCGCCGGTGGGCGCATAA
- a CDS encoding PadR family transcriptional regulator — MTAPSSKGVAEGDLRLVALSLISEAPRHGYDIIQTVEKMTADWFLPSPNVVHPMLAKLVEERCLTASADPPRLFSITDEGRAYLEQHRDRADAVLNRLKALGERVTRWRQALGVAERQKEADADSTEGLLDVLARAAMPRK; from the coding sequence ATGACGGCTCCATCATCAAAAGGTGTGGCCGAAGGCGATCTGCGTCTCGTTGCGCTCTCACTCATTTCCGAGGCGCCCCGTCACGGCTACGACATTATCCAGACGGTCGAGAAAATGACGGCTGACTGGTTTTTACCCAGCCCCAATGTCGTCCATCCGATGTTGGCCAAGCTCGTCGAAGAGCGTTGTCTGACAGCTTCTGCTGATCCTCCCAGACTTTTCAGCATTACTGACGAAGGCCGCGCTTATCTTGAGCAGCATCGCGATCGCGCCGACGCCGTCCTCAACCGGCTGAAGGCTCTTGGCGAACGCGTCACCCGCTGGCGCCAGGCTCTTGGAGTTGCTGAACGGCAGAAGGAGGCCGACGCGGATTCCACGGAAGGACTGCTGGATGTCCTTGCCCGCGCAGCCATGCCGAGAAAATAG
- a CDS encoding ATP-binding protein: protein MSVSVSSTIEEMQAERNALQSFADDRARDFVGRQSVLARVTDLCLSPAKELSPTKEGPPWGICITGDPGSGKSALFGELLRRLKETDAFILAHAAEATPQATSIDAMLRRWITELGSALGAGDIDLAANIDPEIVERAFASLLVRMASKRRVVVLIDAIDQFRKTSRGKFTSWLPRLWPINARLVATGVAGGASKALSERSSVEALALPPLESSEAEGIIEAVCKRNQRKLASPVIDALLAKKHAGGPAWGNPLWLVLALEELELLDSSDFADMQREYAGSPEQRLQSAMLDAVGAMPTDIPLLCRATFDSAAQLLSPAIAAAFIGLLSAGRTGWRESDFRQLLPQVGGEAWDQKRFATLRNLFRGQVHQHGDLAQLDFNHSQARAAARSRLAALRVTNPELHLLIADHLLTLAPDDRLRVTETMVHLLASKDDVRAARHYGDPSLGEKELGAATLALADAVISPATGTPASAAREMCRLLENPDHSVRARVAERLLVSFDDVAGRHIASDVRLIVLNAIEQAFRQLLRDEPGNAGWQRNLSVAHDRVGDVLVAQGKLPEALASFREGLAIREKLTGTDPDNAGLQHDLSISYEKIGDLLAVQGKLDEALDSIRKQLAVVERLANSDPDNADLQSEISLCHEKIGEALMARGDLPGALGAFQNQLEISERLARGADTDDSKWQRERTLAYDRVGDVLMAQGKLPEALEFFRNGLTIKERVAKAHPENTSWQRSLSISHDRIGDALVTQGKLPDALTSYRTGLEIAQKLARTEPENVGWQRDLSVSHAKIGDVLVAQSSLPDALKAFHEGLTIRQRLANADPDNVDWQRGLAVSYDRIGDVLMAQDNMGDALSAFQDQFAIAEKLARIDPNNTGWQRDLSVSYEKVGDVQMAQGNLPDALKSYRGGLAIRERLARTEPDNINWQRSLSVSHDCIGDVLEAQGEVDEALKAFHEGLEIRKRLAQRDPSNVGWQRDLTVSYDRLGEVLESKGDLEAAEKSFREGLAIMERLSLADPGNVDLQRGVAVSQGHLAEMYRRSNDHNSALAALRQGQAAMERVVMRAPENAGWKKDLDWFTEQISTLTD, encoded by the coding sequence ATGTCGGTATCCGTTAGCAGCACGATCGAGGAGATGCAGGCGGAGCGTAACGCGCTTCAAAGCTTTGCCGACGATCGCGCCCGCGACTTCGTCGGCAGGCAGTCGGTGCTTGCGCGTGTCACCGACCTCTGTCTCTCCCCCGCCAAGGAGCTTTCTCCCACGAAGGAGGGCCCGCCATGGGGGATCTGCATCACCGGCGATCCGGGTTCGGGCAAGAGCGCCCTGTTCGGCGAACTTCTCCGCCGCCTGAAGGAAACCGATGCCTTCATCCTCGCGCATGCCGCGGAAGCGACCCCGCAGGCCACGTCGATCGATGCCATGCTGCGCCGCTGGATTACCGAGCTTGGCAGCGCCCTCGGCGCCGGCGATATCGACCTCGCCGCCAATATCGATCCGGAGATTGTCGAACGGGCCTTCGCCTCGCTGCTGGTGCGGATGGCTTCGAAACGGCGCGTGGTGGTCCTGATCGACGCGATCGACCAGTTCAGGAAAACCTCTCGCGGGAAGTTTACGAGCTGGCTGCCGCGGCTGTGGCCGATCAATGCGCGCCTGGTCGCGACCGGCGTTGCCGGAGGCGCCTCCAAGGCGCTGTCCGAGCGCTCCAGTGTGGAGGCGTTGGCTCTGCCGCCGCTGGAGTCGTCCGAGGCGGAGGGCATCATCGAAGCGGTCTGCAAGCGCAACCAGCGCAAGCTGGCTTCACCGGTGATCGATGCACTGCTCGCGAAGAAGCATGCGGGCGGGCCGGCCTGGGGCAATCCGTTATGGCTGGTGCTGGCGCTCGAGGAACTCGAACTGCTCGACAGCAGTGATTTCGCCGACATGCAGCGTGAGTATGCCGGCTCTCCGGAGCAGCGCCTGCAGAGTGCGATGCTGGATGCGGTCGGCGCGATGCCGACCGACATTCCGCTTCTCTGCCGCGCGACGTTCGATAGCGCGGCCCAGCTGTTGAGCCCCGCGATCGCGGCGGCGTTCATCGGCCTCCTTTCCGCGGGCCGGACAGGATGGCGAGAGAGTGACTTCCGTCAATTGCTGCCGCAGGTCGGTGGCGAGGCATGGGACCAGAAGCGCTTTGCTACGCTGCGCAACCTGTTCCGCGGTCAGGTTCATCAGCATGGCGACCTTGCGCAACTGGATTTCAACCATTCCCAGGCGCGCGCCGCCGCCCGTTCGCGCCTTGCCGCGTTGCGCGTTACGAATCCCGAACTGCACCTGCTGATCGCGGATCACCTTCTGACGCTTGCACCGGACGACCGGCTGCGGGTGACTGAAACCATGGTCCATCTTCTGGCAAGCAAGGACGACGTCCGCGCGGCCCGGCACTATGGCGATCCATCGCTCGGCGAAAAGGAGCTGGGAGCCGCCACGCTGGCGCTCGCCGATGCGGTCATTTCGCCGGCGACCGGCACTCCGGCGAGCGCGGCGCGCGAGATGTGCCGTTTGCTTGAGAACCCGGATCACTCCGTCCGCGCCCGCGTGGCCGAGCGGCTGCTCGTCAGTTTTGACGATGTGGCGGGCCGGCACATTGCTTCCGATGTCCGCCTGATCGTTTTGAACGCGATCGAACAAGCGTTCCGGCAACTGCTGCGCGACGAACCCGGCAATGCCGGCTGGCAGCGCAATCTGTCGGTTGCCCACGATCGCGTCGGCGACGTGCTGGTGGCGCAGGGCAAGCTGCCTGAGGCGCTTGCGTCGTTCCGTGAGGGACTTGCGATCCGGGAGAAATTGACGGGCACGGACCCGGACAATGCCGGGCTCCAGCACGATCTATCGATCTCGTACGAGAAGATCGGCGATCTGCTTGCGGTGCAAGGCAAGCTCGACGAGGCGCTGGACTCGATCCGCAAGCAGCTCGCGGTTGTCGAGCGGCTGGCGAACAGCGATCCCGACAACGCAGACCTGCAGAGCGAGATCTCGCTGTGCCATGAAAAGATCGGCGAAGCGCTGATGGCGCGAGGCGATCTTCCGGGAGCGCTGGGCGCGTTCCAGAACCAGCTCGAGATCAGCGAGCGGCTGGCGCGCGGCGCGGACACCGACGACAGCAAATGGCAGCGCGAGCGAACGCTCGCTTACGATCGCGTCGGCGACGTGCTGATGGCGCAAGGCAAGCTGCCGGAGGCGCTCGAATTTTTCCGCAACGGACTGACGATCAAGGAGCGGGTCGCAAAGGCTCACCCCGAGAACACGAGCTGGCAACGCAGCCTGTCGATCTCCCATGATCGCATCGGCGACGCGCTGGTGACGCAGGGCAAACTGCCTGACGCGTTGACCTCTTATCGCACCGGACTTGAGATCGCCCAGAAACTGGCGCGCACCGAGCCCGAGAATGTCGGCTGGCAGCGCGACCTGTCGGTGTCGCACGCCAAGATCGGCGATGTGCTGGTGGCGCAGAGCAGTCTGCCCGACGCATTGAAAGCCTTCCATGAAGGTTTGACGATCAGGCAGCGCCTGGCGAACGCCGATCCCGACAATGTCGATTGGCAGCGCGGTCTGGCGGTGTCCTACGATCGCATCGGCGACGTGCTGATGGCGCAGGACAACATGGGCGATGCGCTGAGCGCCTTCCAGGATCAGTTCGCGATCGCCGAGAAGCTGGCGCGGATCGATCCGAACAACACCGGCTGGCAGCGCGATCTGTCCGTATCCTACGAGAAAGTCGGCGACGTCCAGATGGCGCAGGGCAATCTGCCCGACGCGTTGAAATCCTATCGCGGGGGGCTCGCGATCAGAGAGCGGCTGGCGCGCACCGAGCCCGATAACATCAACTGGCAGCGCAGCCTGTCGGTGTCGCACGATTGCATCGGCGACGTGCTGGAAGCTCAGGGCGAGGTGGACGAGGCGTTGAAAGCCTTCCACGAAGGGCTTGAGATCAGGAAACGGCTAGCGCAGCGTGATCCGTCCAACGTCGGATGGCAGCGCGACCTGACCGTATCTTACGATCGTCTCGGCGAGGTGTTGGAATCGAAGGGCGACCTGGAAGCGGCCGAAAAGTCCTTCCGCGAAGGGCTGGCGATCATGGAGCGGCTGTCGCTTGCCGACCCCGGCAACGTCGATCTGCAGCGCGGCGTGGCCGTGAGCCAGGGACACCTGGCCGAAATGTACCGCCGGTCCAACGATCACAACAGCGCGCTGGCCGCATTGCGGCAGGGACAGGCCGCCATGGAGCGCGTCGTCATGCGCGCACCTGAGAATGCCGGCTGGAAAAAAGATCTGGACTGGTTCACCGAACAGATCTCGACCTTGACGGATTAG
- a CDS encoding NAD(P)H-dependent flavin oxidoreductase: protein MKTAITELFGIEHPIIQGGMHYVGFAELAAAVSNAGGLGIITGLTQKTPELLAKEIARCQDMTGRPFGVNLTFLPAFTAPPYPEYIRAIVESGVRIVETAGRNPEAYMAALKAAGVKVIHKCTSVRHALKAEQIGCDAVSVDGFECGGHPGEDDIPNMILLPRAADELRIPFVASGGMADARSLVAALALGAEGMNMGTRFIATKEAPVHDNVKQALVAASERDTRLIMRALRNTERVLNNRKVERLMEIEREKGDSLRIDDIMEQVAGVYPRVMIEGDVNAGAWSCGMTAGLIHDVPSCKDLIERIVSGAERIIRQRLTGLLEGRAA from the coding sequence GTGAAAACGGCCATTACGGAATTGTTTGGCATCGAGCATCCGATCATCCAGGGCGGCATGCATTATGTTGGTTTCGCGGAGTTGGCCGCCGCCGTCTCCAACGCGGGCGGGCTCGGAATCATCACCGGGTTGACCCAGAAGACGCCGGAGTTGCTGGCGAAGGAGATCGCGCGCTGCCAGGACATGACAGGCAGGCCGTTCGGCGTGAACCTGACGTTTCTGCCCGCCTTCACCGCGCCGCCCTATCCTGAGTATATCCGCGCAATCGTGGAAAGCGGCGTCAGGATCGTTGAAACGGCGGGCCGTAATCCGGAAGCCTACATGGCGGCGCTCAAGGCCGCCGGCGTCAAGGTGATCCACAAATGCACCTCGGTGCGGCACGCGCTGAAAGCGGAACAGATCGGCTGTGATGCGGTCAGCGTCGACGGATTCGAGTGCGGCGGTCATCCCGGCGAGGACGACATCCCCAACATGATCCTGCTGCCGCGCGCGGCCGACGAACTCAGGATTCCCTTCGTGGCGTCGGGCGGCATGGCGGATGCGCGCAGCCTGGTCGCCGCCCTGGCGCTCGGCGCCGAGGGCATGAACATGGGCACCCGCTTCATCGCGACGAAGGAAGCGCCGGTGCATGATAACGTGAAGCAGGCGCTGGTCGCGGCCTCCGAGCGCGATACCCGGCTGATCATGCGCGCGCTGCGCAATACCGAGCGCGTGCTGAACAACCGCAAGGTCGAGAGGCTGATGGAGATCGAACGCGAGAAAGGCGACAGCCTAAGGATCGACGATATCATGGAGCAGGTCGCCGGCGTCTATCCGCGGGTCATGATCGAAGGCGACGTGAATGCCGGCGCCTGGAGCTGCGGCATGACGGCGGGCTTGATCCATGATGTGCCGAGCTGCAAGGATCTGATCGAGCGCATCGTGAGCGGTGCGGAGCGCATCATCCGCCAGCGCCTGACCGGCCTGCTTGAGGGTAGGGCGGCGTAG
- a CDS encoding formate/nitrite transporter family protein, which produces MADYANASVVIETVPPSDMGAAIAADAAKKAKYGTIHLLIRGFLCTPFLAYGASVVFAMVAAGIPLAVAGLVFPAGYITLSFLGLEMATGSFATMPIGMYAGTITPLQLVRNWFWTLGGNLLGGIFFGWLLWFSLTKGGAIEPDKMLQVIARTAEHKVEYIHYGLIGWCAAIGKGVLCNWLVSLGSVMSKATRSTVGRVVLMWIPIGMFFALGFEHTVVNMWLFPTAILSGANVSIYEWWVWNQIPVTIGNILGAMVLNGTLWYFTHTLQKD; this is translated from the coding sequence ATGGCCGATTATGCGAACGCCAGCGTTGTGATCGAAACGGTGCCGCCGTCCGATATGGGCGCGGCGATCGCGGCGGACGCCGCAAAAAAAGCCAAGTACGGCACCATTCACCTACTCATTCGCGGCTTCTTGTGCACACCCTTTCTGGCTTATGGCGCCAGCGTCGTCTTCGCCATGGTTGCGGCGGGCATACCGCTCGCGGTAGCCGGACTTGTCTTCCCGGCGGGATACATCACGCTGAGCTTCCTCGGCCTGGAGATGGCGACCGGCAGCTTCGCCACGATGCCGATCGGCATGTACGCCGGAACGATCACTCCGCTTCAGCTCGTTCGCAACTGGTTCTGGACCCTCGGCGGCAACCTGCTCGGAGGCATATTCTTCGGCTGGCTGCTGTGGTTCTCACTAACCAAGGGTGGCGCCATCGAGCCGGACAAGATGCTCCAGGTCATCGCACGCACCGCCGAGCACAAGGTCGAGTATATTCATTACGGTCTCATTGGTTGGTGCGCAGCGATCGGCAAGGGCGTCCTTTGTAACTGGCTTGTCAGCCTCGGGTCCGTGATGTCCAAAGCCACCCGCAGCACAGTCGGCCGGGTCGTGCTGATGTGGATACCGATCGGAATGTTCTTTGCGCTGGGATTCGAGCACACCGTGGTCAACATGTGGTTGTTCCCGACCGCCATTCTCTCGGGCGCCAACGTGTCCATCTACGAGTGGTGGGTGTGGAATCAGATCCCGGTCACGATCGGCAATATTCTGGGAGCGATGGTCCTCAACGGCACGCTGTGGTACTTCACGCACACCCTGCAGAAAGACTAA